One stretch of Streptomyces sp. 135 DNA includes these proteins:
- a CDS encoding dipeptidase, translating into MTPPDEAPAPHGEARALLAEFPVVDGHNDLPWALREKAGYDLDRLDIAADQTGHLHTDIARLRAGGVGAQFWSVYVRTDLAGDAAVSATLEQIDCVEQLLSRHPADLARALTAADMEKARSEGRIASLMGAEGGHSINNSLATLRALHTLGVRYMTLTHNDNIAWADSATDEPGVGGLSPFGHEVVREMNRVGMLVDLSHVAATTMRAALDTSVAPVIFSHSSARAVCDHPRNIPDDVLERLPANGGVAMVTFVPKFVLQAAVDWTAAADENMRAHGFHHLDTTPEAMKVHEAFEESTPRPVATTATVADHLDHMREVAGIDHIGIGGDYDGTAFTPDGLDDVAGYPNLIAELLGRGWSKADLAKLTWQNAVRVLGAAEDVARDVQARRGPSVATLEQLDG; encoded by the coding sequence ATGACACCCCCCGACGAAGCACCCGCCCCGCACGGCGAGGCGCGCGCCCTGCTCGCCGAGTTCCCGGTCGTCGACGGCCACAACGACCTGCCGTGGGCCCTGCGCGAGAAGGCGGGCTACGACCTCGACCGCCTCGACATCGCCGCCGACCAGACGGGCCACCTGCACACCGACATCGCCCGGCTGCGCGCCGGCGGTGTCGGCGCGCAGTTCTGGTCGGTGTACGTCCGCACGGACCTGGCCGGTGACGCGGCGGTCAGCGCCACGCTCGAACAGATCGACTGCGTCGAGCAGTTGCTGTCCCGCCACCCCGCGGACCTGGCCCGCGCACTGACGGCGGCGGACATGGAGAAGGCCCGCTCCGAGGGCCGTATCGCCTCCCTGATGGGCGCCGAGGGCGGCCACTCCATCAACAACTCCCTCGCCACGCTGCGGGCGCTGCACACGCTCGGCGTGCGCTACATGACGCTCACGCACAACGACAACATCGCGTGGGCGGACTCGGCGACGGACGAGCCGGGCGTCGGCGGCCTGTCGCCCTTCGGCCACGAGGTCGTACGCGAGATGAACCGCGTCGGCATGCTGGTCGACCTCTCCCACGTGGCGGCGACGACGATGCGGGCGGCCCTGGACACCTCGGTGGCGCCGGTGATCTTCTCGCACTCGTCGGCGCGGGCGGTGTGCGACCACCCGCGCAACATCCCGGACGACGTCCTGGAGCGGCTGCCCGCCAATGGCGGCGTGGCGATGGTGACGTTCGTACCGAAGTTCGTCCTCCAGGCGGCGGTCGACTGGACGGCGGCCGCCGACGAGAACATGCGCGCGCACGGCTTCCACCACCTCGACACGACGCCGGAGGCGATGAAGGTCCACGAGGCCTTCGAGGAGTCGACGCCGCGCCCGGTCGCGACGACGGCTACGGTCGCCGACCACCTCGACCACATGCGCGAGGTCGCGGGCATCGACCACATCGGCATCGGCGGCGACTACGACGGCACGGCGTTCACGCCCGACGGCCTGGACGACGTGGCGGGCTACCCGAACCTGATCGCCGAGCTGCTCGGCCGCGGCTGGTCCAAGGCCGACCTCGCCAAGCTGACCTGGCAGAACGCGGTACGGGTGCTGGGCGCCGCCGAGGACGTGGCGAGGGACGTACAGGCCCGCAGGGGCCCGTCCGTCGCCACGCTGGAGCAGCTGGACGGCTAG
- the purE gene encoding 5-(carboxyamino)imidazole ribonucleotide mutase: MSSSVTPVIGIVMGSDSDWPVMEAAAKALDEFEVAYEVDVVSAHRMPREMIAYGEQAADRGLKAIIAGAGGAAHLPGMLASVTPLPVIGVPVPLKYLDGMDSLLSIVQMPAGVPVATVSVGGARNAGLLAARILAAHDAELLSRMREFQQDLNDQATEKGKRLRTKVEGAGSGFGFGSGK, translated from the coding sequence ATGAGCTCTTCCGTCACCCCCGTCATCGGCATCGTCATGGGCTCCGACTCGGACTGGCCCGTCATGGAGGCCGCCGCCAAGGCCCTGGACGAGTTCGAGGTGGCCTACGAGGTCGACGTCGTCTCCGCGCACCGCATGCCGCGCGAGATGATCGCGTACGGCGAGCAGGCGGCCGACCGCGGCCTGAAGGCGATCATCGCTGGCGCGGGCGGCGCCGCCCACCTGCCCGGCATGCTGGCGTCCGTGACGCCGCTGCCGGTGATCGGCGTGCCGGTCCCGCTGAAGTACCTCGACGGCATGGACAGCCTCCTGTCCATCGTGCAGATGCCCGCCGGTGTCCCGGTGGCGACGGTCTCCGTCGGCGGCGCGCGCAACGCCGGCCTGCTCGCGGCCCGGATCCTCGCGGCCCACGACGCCGAACTCCTGTCCCGTATGCGGGAGTTCCAGCAGGATCTGAACGACCAGGCGACGGAGAAGGGCAAGCGGCTGCGCACCAAGGTCGAGGGAGCGGGTTCCGGATTCGGCTTCGGTTCGGGAAAGTGA
- a CDS encoding 5-(carboxyamino)imidazole ribonucleotide synthase — MAGSGRYPGGVTFPVVGMVGGGQLARMTHEAGIPLGLKFKLLSDTPLDSAAQVVGDVVIGDYRDLDTLRDFARGCDVITFDHEHVPTEHLRALEADGIPVRPGPDALVHAQDKGVMREKLMEIGVPCPRHRIVEDPADVAAFAAEGDGFPVILKTVRGGYDGKGVWFVRSVEDAAEPFRAGVPVLAEEKVDFVRELAANVVRSPHGQAVAYPVVESQQVDGVCDTVIAPAPGLSEELAGRAQELALGVAKELGVVGHLAVELFETADGRILVNELAMRPHNSGHWTQDGAITSQFANHVRAVLDLPLGDPRPRAKWTVMANVLGGDYPDMYAAYLHCMARDPQLKIHMYGKDVKPGRKVGHVNTYGDDLDEVLDRARHAAGYLRGTITE, encoded by the coding sequence GTGGCCGGAAGCGGCCGATACCCTGGGGGTGTGACGTTCCCGGTAGTCGGCATGGTCGGCGGCGGTCAGCTCGCCCGCATGACCCACGAGGCGGGCATCCCCCTCGGCCTGAAATTCAAGCTCCTCAGTGACACCCCGCTGGATTCCGCGGCGCAGGTCGTCGGCGATGTCGTCATCGGCGACTATCGCGACCTGGACACGCTGCGTGACTTCGCGCGGGGCTGCGACGTGATCACCTTCGATCACGAACACGTACCCACCGAGCACCTCAGGGCCCTGGAGGCGGACGGCATCCCCGTCCGTCCGGGGCCCGACGCGTTGGTGCACGCCCAGGACAAGGGCGTGATGCGCGAGAAGCTCATGGAGATCGGCGTGCCGTGCCCGCGCCACCGGATCGTGGAGGACCCGGCCGACGTGGCCGCCTTCGCGGCCGAGGGCGACGGCTTCCCGGTCATCCTGAAGACGGTGCGTGGCGGATACGACGGGAAGGGGGTGTGGTTCGTGCGTTCCGTCGAGGACGCGGCGGAACCCTTCCGGGCCGGCGTCCCGGTGCTCGCCGAGGAGAAGGTCGACTTCGTACGCGAACTGGCGGCGAACGTCGTCCGCTCGCCGCACGGCCAGGCCGTCGCCTACCCCGTGGTCGAGTCCCAGCAGGTCGACGGCGTGTGCGACACGGTGATCGCCCCCGCACCCGGCCTCTCGGAGGAACTCGCGGGCCGGGCCCAGGAGTTGGCCCTCGGTGTCGCGAAGGAACTGGGCGTGGTGGGCCACCTCGCCGTCGAGCTCTTCGAGACGGCCGACGGACGCATCCTGGTCAACGAACTGGCGATGCGCCCGCACAACTCCGGCCACTGGACGCAGGACGGCGCGATCACCTCGCAGTTCGCCAACCACGTGCGCGCGGTCCTCGACCTGCCGCTCGGCGACCCGCGCCCGCGCGCCAAGTGGACCGTCATGGCCAACGTGCTGGGCGGCGACTACCCCGACATGTACGCCGCGTACCTGCACTGCATGGCCCGCGACCCGCAGCTCAAGATCCACATGTACGGAAAGGACGTGAAGCCCGGCCGCAAGGTCGGCCACGTCAACACCTACGGCGACGACCTGGACGAGGTCCTCGACCGCGCCCGCCACGCAGCCGGCTACCTCAGAGGGACGATCACCGAATGA
- a CDS encoding GtrA family protein: MTERGALRGRLDQLWREIAKFGAVGAVGTLVNFAVFNLVRHVTDLHVVRASVIATVVAIVFNYVGFRYFTYRDRDKSGRTKELTLFLLFSSVGLVIENGVLYAATYWFGWDGRLAANFFKFLGMGIATLFRFWSYRTWVFKALPAREAVAHAESFLEKEPLRGEPDERPVARRTG, from the coding sequence ATGACGGAACGGGGCGCACTTCGGGGACGACTGGACCAGCTATGGCGCGAGATCGCCAAGTTCGGGGCCGTGGGGGCGGTCGGCACACTGGTCAACTTCGCTGTCTTCAACCTCGTACGCCATGTCACGGATCTGCACGTCGTGCGCGCGAGCGTGATCGCGACGGTCGTCGCCATCGTCTTCAACTACGTGGGCTTCCGTTACTTCACGTACCGGGACCGTGACAAGAGTGGCCGTACCAAGGAACTCACGCTGTTCCTGCTGTTCAGCTCGGTCGGCCTGGTGATCGAGAACGGCGTGCTCTACGCCGCGACGTACTGGTTCGGCTGGGACGGCAGGCTCGCGGCCAACTTCTTCAAGTTCCTCGGCATGGGCATCGCCACGCTCTTCCGCTTCTGGTCCTACCGCACGTGGGTGTTCAAGGCGCTGCCCGCGCGCGAGGCCGTCGCGCATGCGGAATCGTTCCTGGAGAAGGAGCCGCTGCGCGGGGAGCCGGACGAGCGGCCCGTGGCGCGGCGCACCGGCTGA
- a CDS encoding ATP-binding protein — MRRRLINSTLAVVLVVIAVFGVSLVIVETRTISSSAQERVDSEAMRLASIVDSRLISQERISAAILRDQVATARYARIDMPGRAPIEIGKRPTGDVISATRPGEQGEQVTVQEPKDAVTREVGRTLLIIAAVALLAIIAAVLLAVRQANRLTSPLTDLAETAERLGSGDSRPRHKRYGVPELDRVADVLDASADRIGRMLTAERRLAADASHQLRTPLTALSMRLEEITVTDELDTVKEEATIALAQVERLTDVVERLLTNSRDPRTGSAVAFDLDEVIKQQLEEWRPAYRSAGRAIVSSGKRHLEAVGTPGAVAQVLAALIENSLMHGGGTVALRTRVTGNQAVIEVTDEGPGVPPDLGARIFERTISGRNSTGIGLAVARDLAEADGGRLEMLQTKPPVFGLFLSRTPVSKTEAAAETVR; from the coding sequence ATGCGCCGCCGACTGATCAACTCCACCCTCGCCGTCGTCCTCGTCGTGATCGCCGTCTTCGGCGTCAGCCTCGTCATCGTCGAGACCAGGACGATCAGCAGCAGCGCCCAGGAGCGCGTGGACTCCGAGGCCATGCGCCTCGCCAGCATCGTCGACAGCCGGCTGATCAGCCAGGAGCGGATCAGCGCCGCCATCCTGCGCGACCAGGTCGCCACCGCCCGCTACGCCCGCATCGACATGCCCGGCCGCGCCCCCATCGAGATCGGCAAGCGGCCCACCGGCGACGTGATCAGCGCCACCCGCCCCGGCGAGCAGGGCGAACAGGTCACCGTCCAGGAACCGAAGGACGCCGTCACCCGCGAGGTCGGCCGCACCCTGCTGATCATCGCCGCCGTGGCCCTGCTCGCGATCATCGCCGCGGTGCTCCTCGCCGTCCGTCAGGCCAACCGCCTGACCTCCCCGCTCACCGACCTCGCCGAGACCGCCGAGCGCCTCGGCTCCGGAGACTCCCGCCCCCGCCACAAGCGGTACGGAGTACCGGAGCTGGACCGCGTCGCCGACGTCCTGGACGCCTCCGCCGACCGCATCGGCCGCATGCTGACCGCCGAGCGGCGCCTGGCCGCCGACGCCTCCCACCAGCTGCGGACCCCGCTGACCGCCCTGTCCATGCGCCTGGAGGAGATCACCGTCACCGACGAGCTGGACACGGTGAAGGAGGAGGCGACCATCGCGCTGGCGCAGGTGGAGCGGCTCACCGACGTCGTGGAGCGGCTGCTCACCAACTCCCGCGACCCCCGTACCGGCTCCGCCGTCGCCTTCGACCTGGACGAGGTCATCAAGCAGCAGCTGGAGGAGTGGCGCCCCGCCTACCGCAGCGCTGGCCGCGCCATCGTCAGCTCGGGCAAGCGGCACCTGGAGGCGGTGGGCACGCCGGGCGCGGTCGCACAGGTCCTGGCGGCCTTGATCGAGAACTCCCTGATGCACGGCGGCGGCACGGTCGCCCTGCGCACCCGCGTCACCGGCAACCAGGCCGTCATCGAGGTCACGGACGAGGGCCCCGGCGTGCCGCCCGACCTCGGGGCGCGGATCTTCGAGCGGACCATCAGCGGCCGCAACTCCACCGGCATCGGCCTCGCCGTGGCCCGGGACCTGGCCGAGGCGGACGGCGGCCGCCTGGAGATGCTCCAGACGAAGCCGCCGGTCTTCGGCCTCTTCCTGTCGCGTACGCCGGTGTCGAAGACGGAGGCGGCGGCGGAGACGGTCAGGTGA
- a CDS encoding response regulator transcription factor, translating into MTRVLLAEDDASISEPLARALRREGYEVEVREDGPTALDAGLQGGVDLVVLDLGLPGMDGLEVARRLRADGLTVPILILTARADEVDTVVGLDAGADDYVTKPFRLAELLARVRALLRRGATEHKEAPSTHGVRIDVESHRAWMGEEELQLTAKEFDLLRVLVRDAGRVVTRDQLMREVWDTTWWSSTKTLDMHISWLRKKLGDDAANPRYIATVRGVGFRFEKS; encoded by the coding sequence ATGACCCGTGTACTGCTCGCCGAGGACGACGCGTCCATCTCGGAGCCGCTGGCCCGCGCCCTGCGCAGGGAGGGTTACGAGGTCGAAGTGCGCGAGGACGGCCCGACCGCCCTCGACGCCGGACTTCAGGGCGGCGTCGATCTTGTCGTGCTCGATCTCGGGCTGCCCGGCATGGACGGCCTGGAGGTCGCCCGCCGGCTGCGCGCGGACGGGCTCACGGTGCCGATCCTCATCCTCACCGCGCGCGCCGACGAGGTGGACACCGTCGTCGGTCTGGACGCGGGCGCCGACGACTACGTGACCAAGCCGTTCCGCCTCGCGGAGCTGCTGGCCCGGGTGCGGGCCCTGTTGCGGCGCGGGGCCACGGAGCACAAGGAGGCGCCGTCCACGCACGGCGTACGGATCGACGTCGAGTCGCACCGGGCCTGGATGGGTGAGGAGGAACTCCAGCTCACGGCAAAGGAGTTCGACCTCCTCCGGGTCCTCGTGCGTGACGCGGGCCGGGTCGTCACGCGCGACCAGCTGATGCGGGAGGTCTGGGACACGACGTGGTGGTCGTCCACCAAGACCCTGGACATGCACATCTCCTGGCTCCGCAAGAAGCTCGGCGACGACGCAGCGAATCCGCGGTACATCGCGACGGTGCGGGGCGTGGGTTTCCGCTTCGAGAAGAGCTGA
- a CDS encoding oligopeptide:H+ symporter, with the protein MASSLTKDSASTPGTEKTFFGHPRGLATLFMTEMWERYSFYGMKALLPLYLIAPGGMNMSATTATAIYSVYMSMVYLLALPGGWMADRFWGPRKTVIIGASVVILGHITLALPNSASFFAGLALVALGSGLLKANISVMVGHLYDGPKDPRRDGGFTLFYIGINLGAFLAPLTIGTVGESVDWHLGFALAAAGMALGLAQFMIGSRHLSAQSSVISQPATPEQRASALRTGLIWLIVAAALYTLMGVTGNFADWALMPLIIAGLVIPIAVLARMKRDKELSQLEQSKLSGYIWFFVVAAVFWMIYDQNGSTLSIFGKTATTNHLLGFDFPTSWYQSLNPIFIMALAPVVASAWLWLNKRGKEPSTAVKFASSLTLIGISFAVFLIPLIDTAANGGRVSPMWLVAIYFIQTVGELCLSPVGLSLTTKMAPEKYSAQMMGVWFLAVTAGDSVTGLLTSPQLGVDLNNSGAVAVEAIIAVIAGLGIWSSRKKVKQLMGSVN; encoded by the coding sequence ATGGCGTCCAGCCTGACGAAGGACTCCGCCAGTACCCCTGGCACCGAGAAGACCTTCTTCGGCCACCCCCGCGGACTGGCCACACTCTTCATGACCGAGATGTGGGAGCGTTACAGCTTCTACGGCATGAAGGCACTTCTCCCGCTGTACCTGATCGCCCCCGGCGGCATGAACATGAGTGCCACGACGGCGACGGCGATCTACTCCGTCTACATGTCGATGGTCTACCTGCTCGCCCTGCCCGGCGGCTGGATGGCCGACCGCTTCTGGGGTCCGCGCAAGACGGTCATCATCGGTGCCTCCGTCGTCATCCTCGGCCACATCACGCTCGCGCTGCCGAACTCGGCGTCCTTCTTCGCCGGCCTCGCGCTCGTCGCGCTCGGCTCCGGCCTGCTGAAGGCGAACATCTCCGTGATGGTCGGCCACCTCTACGACGGTCCGAAGGACCCGCGCCGTGACGGTGGCTTCACGCTCTTCTACATCGGCATCAACCTCGGCGCCTTCCTCGCCCCGCTGACCATCGGCACGGTCGGCGAGAGCGTCGACTGGCACCTCGGCTTCGCGCTCGCCGCGGCCGGCATGGCCCTCGGCCTCGCCCAGTTCATGATCGGCTCGCGCCACCTGAGCGCGCAGAGCAGCGTGATCTCGCAGCCCGCCACGCCGGAGCAGCGCGCCTCCGCCCTGCGTACCGGCCTGATCTGGCTGATCGTCGCCGCCGCGCTCTACACGCTGATGGGCGTCACCGGGAACTTCGCCGACTGGGCGCTGATGCCGCTGATCATCGCCGGTCTGGTGATCCCGATCGCCGTCCTGGCCCGTATGAAGCGCGACAAGGAGCTGTCGCAGCTGGAGCAGTCGAAGCTGTCCGGCTACATCTGGTTCTTCGTGGTCGCCGCCGTCTTCTGGATGATCTACGACCAGAACGGCTCCACCCTGTCGATCTTCGGCAAGACCGCCACGACGAACCACCTCCTCGGGTTCGACTTCCCGACCTCCTGGTACCAGTCGCTGAACCCGATCTTCATCATGGCGCTCGCCCCCGTGGTCGCCTCGGCGTGGCTGTGGCTGAACAAGCGGGGCAAGGAGCCGAGCACGGCGGTCAAGTTCGCCTCCAGCCTCACGCTCATCGGCATCTCCTTCGCCGTCTTCCTCATCCCGCTGATCGACACCGCCGCCAACGGCGGCCGGGTCAGCCCGATGTGGCTGGTCGCGATCTACTTCATCCAGACCGTCGGCGAGCTGTGCCTCTCCCCGGTCGGCCTGTCGCTCACCACGAAGATGGCCCCGGAGAAGTACAGCGCCCAGATGATGGGTGTCTGGTTCCTCGCGGTCACCGCGGGCGACTCCGTGACGGGTCTGCTCACCTCGCCGCAGCTCGGCGTCGATCTGAACAACTCGGGGGCCGTGGCCGTCGAGGCGATCATCGCGGTCATCGCGGGCCTCGGTATCTGGAGCTCCCGCAAGAAGGTCAAGCAGCTGATGGGTTCCGTCAACTGA
- a CDS encoding alpha/beta hydrolase codes for MRRTLLPLALCGALLSPHVAAEAAPRPPSGRLFSYGPHERQNITVYGSPSPRRPALVIVHGGSWARDTDWSGRARWFADRGFTVYDTDYRLTSDAAWPAQRDDVLAALRWVGERERGERPLVLGSSAGGHLALQAGAYGEGRSRVRGVVALSPVASPYRAWADGGVPGAPAERRALRKATERLAGCAPDLGGLRCWERWDDLAVKTHASGTDDAPLLLIHSAGDFVPRGHSVELAATQRRAGQRDVTVRTARGAAHGGQLLKAPGLARMTLRWLRGHA; via the coding sequence ATGCGCCGTACCTTGCTGCCCCTCGCCCTCTGCGGGGCGCTGCTCTCGCCCCACGTCGCCGCCGAGGCGGCTCCCCGGCCGCCGTCCGGCCGGCTCTTCTCGTACGGCCCCCACGAGCGTCAGAACATCACCGTGTACGGGAGCCCGTCCCCGCGCCGGCCCGCCCTGGTGATCGTGCACGGGGGCTCGTGGGCGCGGGACACCGACTGGAGCGGCCGGGCACGGTGGTTCGCGGACCGCGGCTTCACCGTCTACGACACCGACTACCGGCTTACGTCCGACGCGGCGTGGCCCGCGCAGCGCGACGACGTGCTCGCGGCGCTGCGGTGGGTCGGGGAGCGGGAGCGCGGGGAGCGGCCGCTGGTGCTCGGCTCGTCGGCGGGCGGGCATCTGGCCTTGCAGGCCGGTGCGTACGGGGAGGGGCGTTCGCGGGTGCGGGGGGTGGTGGCGCTGTCCCCGGTGGCCTCGCCCTACCGGGCGTGGGCGGACGGGGGCGTGCCGGGTGCGCCGGCCGAGCGGCGGGCGCTGCGGAAGGCCACGGAGCGGCTCGCCGGGTGCGCTCCCGATCTCGGCGGGCTGCGCTGCTGGGAGCGGTGGGACGACCTGGCCGTCAAGACCCACGCGTCCGGTACGGATGACGCTCCGCTGCTGCTGATCCACTCGGCGGGTGACTTCGTGCCGCGGGGGCACTCCGTGGAACTGGCGGCCACGCAGCGGCGGGCGGGTCAGCGGGACGTGACGGTACGGACGGCCCGGGGCGCCGCCCACGGGGGCCAACTCCTCAAGGCTCCGGGCCTGGCCCGCATGACGCTCCGCTGGCTACGGGGGCATGCGTAG
- a CDS encoding LPXTG cell wall anchor domain-containing protein: MSYKKSAALALATALAGGSAVLMAAPAAQATVQDVNYQCKTPIGNKGAVSPIDIKSVKSGGGYKLTMSFQKGVSSSPVELGKGAMKPSAVIKVGGADSGTVPVSGAPNAEAIPANTPIKISDLSGTYTPKKSGKVTFTAGVLTIKALGTTTTCTPSNNPKPSLELDVKGSGGSGSDSGSGSSAGSDSDTGLDAGSGGTTGGSDGSATGGSELPQTGPADSAIALGTLGGTVLLAGAAGALWLTRRNQAARSR; the protein is encoded by the coding sequence GTGTCGTACAAGAAATCGGCCGCACTCGCGCTTGCCACCGCCCTGGCCGGCGGCTCGGCGGTGCTCATGGCCGCCCCTGCCGCCCAGGCCACCGTCCAGGACGTCAACTACCAGTGCAAGACGCCGATCGGGAACAAGGGCGCGGTCTCGCCGATCGACATCAAGAGCGTCAAGAGCGGCGGCGGCTACAAGCTCACGATGTCCTTCCAGAAGGGCGTCTCGTCCAGCCCCGTCGAACTCGGCAAGGGCGCGATGAAGCCAAGCGCCGTGATCAAGGTCGGCGGCGCCGACAGCGGCACCGTGCCGGTCTCCGGTGCGCCGAACGCCGAGGCGATCCCCGCCAACACCCCCATCAAGATCAGCGACCTGTCGGGCACGTACACGCCGAAGAAGAGCGGCAAGGTCACCTTCACCGCCGGTGTCCTCACGATCAAGGCGCTCGGTACGACCACCACGTGTACGCCGTCCAACAACCCGAAGCCCTCCCTGGAACTGGACGTCAAGGGCTCGGGCGGCTCCGGGTCCGACTCCGGCTCCGGTTCCAGTGCCGGTTCTGATTCCGACACGGGCCTCGACGCCGGCTCCGGTGGCACGACCGGCGGTTCCGACGGCTCCGCCACCGGCGGCAGCGAGCTCCCGCAGACCGGCCCCGCGGACTCCGCGATCGCGCTCGGCACCCTCGGCGGCACCGTGCTGCTCGCGGGCGCGGCCGGCGCGCTCTGGCTGACCCGCAGGAACCAGGCGGCGCGCTCGCGGTAG
- a CDS encoding ATP-binding protein, with protein sequence MSTTRPYSPGDRGPESEAAVADAPADRASGAPTARQVRRLSLDGASGIVPLARDYTREALHAWGWLPAEGAERRAAAEDVLLVVSELVTNACLHAEGPDELWLSCDGKVLRIEVSDRGAGQPAPRTPHRAGRPGGHGMFIVQRLCLDWGVVRTPGGVGKTVWAELGAPA encoded by the coding sequence ATGAGCACCACCCGGCCTTATTCGCCGGGCGACCGTGGCCCGGAGTCCGAGGCCGCCGTCGCGGACGCTCCCGCGGACCGGGCTTCCGGGGCGCCCACGGCTCGCCAGGTCCGCCGGCTGAGCCTGGACGGCGCGAGCGGCATCGTCCCCCTCGCCCGGGACTACACGCGTGAGGCGCTGCACGCGTGGGGCTGGCTGCCCGCGGAGGGGGCCGAGCGGAGAGCCGCCGCCGAGGACGTCCTGCTCGTCGTCTCCGAGCTGGTCACCAACGCCTGCCTGCACGCCGAGGGCCCCGACGAGCTGTGGCTCTCCTGTGACGGGAAAGTGCTGCGCATCGAGGTCTCCGACCGCGGCGCGGGCCAGCCCGCGCCCCGGACCCCGCACCGCGCCGGACGGCCCGGCGGACACGGCATGTTCATCGTCCAGCGGCTCTGCCTCGACTGGGGTGTCGTACGCACGCCCGGGGGCGTCGGCAAGACGGTCTGGGCGGAGCTGGGAGCGCCCGCCTAG
- a CDS encoding STAS domain-containing protein — MDRGTVGSAHRGRLLVEVRTADASAVVTPAGELDHHTADLLREPLESCLADGYSRLVVDCSRLEFCDSTGLNVLLGARLKAEAAGGGVHLAGMLPVVARVFEITGAEAVFTVHETLEAALEN, encoded by the coding sequence ATGGACCGCGGCACGGTCGGCAGTGCGCACAGGGGCCGGCTTCTGGTCGAAGTGAGAACGGCGGATGCGAGCGCCGTCGTGACTCCGGCGGGTGAGCTGGATCACCACACCGCCGATCTCTTGCGAGAACCGCTGGAAAGCTGTCTCGCGGACGGCTATTCAAGGCTCGTCGTCGATTGCTCGCGTCTTGAGTTCTGTGATTCCACGGGGCTCAATGTGCTGCTCGGAGCCCGGCTCAAGGCCGAGGCCGCGGGGGGCGGAGTCCATCTGGCCGGGATGCTGCCGGTGGTGGCCCGGGTCTTTGAGATCACCGGTGCGGAGGCCGTCTTCACAGTGCACGAGACGCTCGAAGCAGCCCTGGAGAACTGA
- a CDS encoding RNA polymerase sigma factor SigF → MSPRLDESRTDQATSTPPPSHSATTIPDPAREPQPAPEAASETLEGLHDLPEIPPYAEVGPLDARALSKTLFERLESLEEGTHEHAYVRNTLVELNLALVKFAASRFRSRSEPMEDIIQVGTIGLIKAIDRFELSRGVEFPTFAMPTIVGEIKRFFRDTSWSVRVPRRLQELRLDLAKAGDELAQKLDRAPTVGELAERLGITNDEVVEGMAASNAYTASSLDAQPEEDDSEGALSDRIGYEDHGLEGIEYVESLKPLIAELPPRDRKILSLRFVANMTQSEIGEELGISQMHVSRLLSRTLVKLRKGLTVEE, encoded by the coding sequence ATGTCACCCCGGCTCGACGAATCGCGTACTGACCAAGCGACGTCGACACCCCCGCCGTCCCACTCCGCCACCACGATCCCGGACCCCGCCCGTGAGCCGCAGCCTGCCCCGGAAGCGGCTTCGGAAACCCTCGAAGGGCTGCACGACCTCCCCGAGATCCCGCCGTACGCCGAAGTGGGGCCGCTGGACGCGAGGGCCCTGTCCAAGACCCTTTTCGAGCGCCTCGAATCGCTCGAAGAAGGCACACACGAACACGCGTACGTCCGCAACACACTGGTCGAGCTCAACCTCGCCCTGGTGAAGTTCGCGGCCTCCCGGTTCCGCTCCCGCAGCGAGCCGATGGAGGACATCATCCAGGTCGGCACGATCGGCCTCATCAAGGCCATCGACCGCTTCGAACTCAGCCGCGGTGTGGAGTTCCCCACCTTCGCGATGCCGACGATCGTCGGTGAGATCAAGCGCTTCTTCCGCGACACCAGCTGGTCGGTGCGGGTCCCGCGCCGCCTCCAGGAACTCCGGCTCGACCTCGCCAAGGCGGGCGACGAACTCGCCCAGAAGCTCGATCGGGCCCCGACGGTGGGTGAACTCGCCGAGCGCCTCGGGATCACCAACGACGAGGTCGTCGAGGGCATGGCCGCGTCCAACGCCTACACGGCGAGTTCCCTGGACGCCCAGCCGGAGGAGGACGACTCCGAGGGCGCGCTCTCGGACCGGATCGGCTACGAGGACCACGGCCTCGAAGGCATCGAGTACGTCGAGTCGTTGAAGCCGCTGATCGCCGAACTGCCGCCGCGCGACCGCAAGATCCTCTCCCTGCGTTTCGTCGCCAACATGACGCAGTCCGAGATCGGCGAGGAGCTCGGCATCTCCCAGATGCACGTGTCGCGACTGCTGTCACGCACCCTCGTCAAGCTCCGCAAGGGACTGACGGTCGAGGAGTGA